One genomic segment of Catalinimonas alkaloidigena includes these proteins:
- a CDS encoding serine/threonine-protein kinase yields the protein MQEGEKVVISEQDFRRRFVYDHTNLLGEGGFAKVYQAYDRQFEETVALKFYTNTDAQKYDIISEMRNSRRFTHKNIIRVHDARIVRFTNSFGIAEDVQVGILEYANAGNLLDFLKSSPSKEVFKEVIKEILQGLHYIHTEKRVIHRDLSPDNILMVKEKETWIPKIADFGISKEIDMKTLNMGQKKASSELVGKMEYMAPEQFDPKKYGINQQITTNVDLWSFGVILTEIFTDKSPFGDRNTSQSPMEIMHNVLHNPLPSEIKNVPEPYRKIISKCLIKDAKKRVQSSLELIEILQAPVPTKKKMNKAMIAGILLVFVLLAFGFWYVFTSSDAPAVKNEETAQIQSQKSESVPAQLMDSTSAGTDSSRLTQETMPPIKASGQNVIEADTILTEDSTLANQPKSLPLPLGLTNAQKNMLYDNLLREIESLDNEIINTNLRLSRINNYVNEYFVDEEAKVYFTVNDSINQESIESFMRYVVNTSGIEERSWVIDTLLTELKGDKIKTLSINKY from the coding sequence ATGCAGGAGGGTGAAAAAGTAGTCATCTCTGAACAGGATTTTAGAAGAAGGTTTGTTTACGATCATACCAATTTACTAGGGGAGGGAGGCTTTGCCAAAGTTTATCAGGCGTACGATCGTCAATTTGAAGAAACAGTCGCGCTCAAATTTTACACAAATACCGATGCCCAGAAATATGATATAATAAGCGAAATGCGCAACTCGCGCAGGTTTACCCACAAAAATATCATTAGAGTGCATGACGCTCGTATCGTAAGGTTTACCAATAGCTTTGGTATAGCCGAAGATGTGCAGGTGGGTATACTTGAATATGCCAATGCGGGTAATTTGCTGGATTTCTTGAAATCCTCACCCTCAAAAGAAGTTTTCAAGGAAGTAATCAAAGAAATACTTCAGGGCTTACACTATATTCATACTGAAAAAAGAGTCATACACCGTGACCTTTCTCCTGATAATATTTTGATGGTAAAAGAGAAGGAGACCTGGATTCCCAAAATTGCTGACTTTGGGATATCCAAAGAAATTGATATGAAGACGCTCAATATGGGGCAAAAAAAGGCCTCATCTGAGCTGGTGGGTAAGATGGAATATATGGCTCCTGAACAGTTTGACCCTAAAAAGTACGGGATCAATCAGCAGATTACTACCAATGTGGATTTGTGGTCGTTTGGCGTGATACTGACAGAGATCTTTACTGATAAATCTCCTTTTGGCGATAGAAATACTTCCCAAAGCCCAATGGAAATAATGCATAATGTATTGCATAACCCACTCCCCTCAGAAATTAAAAATGTACCTGAGCCCTATAGGAAAATAATCAGCAAATGCCTCATCAAGGATGCCAAGAAGAGAGTGCAATCCAGCCTGGAACTGATAGAGATATTGCAGGCCCCTGTTCCTACCAAAAAGAAAATGAATAAAGCTATGATTGCCGGCATCCTGCTGGTATTCGTATTGCTGGCATTTGGTTTCTGGTATGTCTTTACTTCCTCTGATGCACCGGCTGTAAAAAATGAAGAAACTGCGCAGATACAGAGCCAGAAGAGCGAAAGTGTTCCCGCACAGTTGATGGATTCTACTTCAGCAGGCACAGATTCTTCCCGGCTCACTCAGGAAACTATGCCGCCCATTAAAGCATCAGGGCAAAATGTGATTGAAGCAGATACAATACTGACAGAGGATTCTACCCTAGCCAATCAGCCCAAATCATTGCCATTACCCCTTGGCTTAACCAATGCTCAGAAAAATATGCTATATGATAATTTACTCAGAGAAATTGAATCTCTTGATAATGAAATTATCAATACAAATCTCAGGTTAAGCAGAATCAATAATTATGTAAATGAGTACTTTGTTGATGAAGAAGCAAAAGTGTATTTCACTGTTAATGATAGTATTAACCAGGAAAGCATAGAAAGCTTTATGCGGTATGTAGTGAACACCTCCGGTATAGAAGAACGTAGCTGGGTGATAGATACTTTACTTACTGAACTGAAGGGTGATAAAATCAAAACCCTATCAATAAACAAATACTGA